ACCAGACCCTGGCCGCCTATGATTTTGGGCGCGCCCATCACCGCGTCATCTATTTCGTCGGCCGCAATCCGGGCATGACCGTCTCCGATCTCCTCGACATCCTGAAGATCACCAAGCAAAGCCTGTCCCGCGTGCTCTCGCAGCTGGTGCGCGAGGGCTTCATCGTGCAGCGCCCCGGTACCACCGACCGCCGCCAGCGCCTGCTCAGCCTGACCGACAAGGGTGCCGAGCTCGAACGACGCCTGACAGAAGACCAGCGCGCCCTCGTCGCCCGCGCCTACAAGGCCGCCGGCGCCGAAGCGGTCGAGGGCTTCAAGAAGGTGCTCCTGGGCTTGGTCAACGAGGAGGACCGCATCCGCTTCCGCGCCACCAACACAGCCCTGCCCGGTCAGTCCGGACCCTCTGGATCGACTCCATCCGGGTCGAATTCCGGTGGTAGCCAGT
This Rhodospirillaceae bacterium DNA region includes the following protein-coding sequences:
- a CDS encoding MarR family transcriptional regulator codes for the protein MPDLKSTPNPLFLRDDELRQGIELLFFGYRDFTARADQTLAAYDFGRAHHRVIYFVGRNPGMTVSDLLDILKITKQSLSRVLSQLVREGFIVQRPGTTDRRQRLLSLTDKGAELERRLTEDQRALVARAYKAAGAEAVEGFKKVLLGLVNEEDRIRFRATNTALPGQSGPSGSTPSGSNSGGSQSGGGSSGGPGSR